TGCCAGCTCTCCAGCGCGGCCGTCAACCCTCGGTACATCTCCCAGTTCGGCGGCGACCCGTCCGTGTCGGGATGGCGCGCCGCCTCATCGAGTGCCGTCGCCCTGATCAGCGAGAGCGCGACCGTACGGGGCTCGATCCGGGTGGTGATCTCAGTCATGACGCTCCGTCGAATTCGGGTGGTCGGCAGGTGGCAAAGGGCGGTCGGGCTCGGTCGTCGTCGCGACTCCAGGAATACCCCCAGCCCCTCATGCCGAAGGTGCGATCCGGTCAGACGGTCGGGGACCCGGCGTAGTCGTGGACCCGGTATCCGCGCCCGTCCTTGTGCCAGTCCAGGAACAGCACCCCGTCCCCGTACGCACCACGGGCGGCGCGGTGACTGATCGTCGGCGGAAAGACCACGGCCGCCACGACCGACCACCACCCGGCACAGTCAGCCACCACGGCTATCGGCACCCCCAGACGCACCGCAACAGCGCGCTGCGCCCGGCCAGCACCCCACCGGCCCCGCGCCCCGGCCACCACAGCGCGCAGCACCCCACCACGGCCCGCAGACACCTTCCGCGCCGGCTCGGCGCCACCGGTCACGATGTCGGCGGCGGTCCGGTCCCGCACCACCTCCACCCCCGCGCACCACCAGCTCGCCGACGCCTGGGCGAGGGAGTCGACATCACCGGCGAGCGGGGCGTGGAGGCGATCTGCTTCGCCGACACCCGCGGCTCCCAGGTCGAGATCGTCCAGAACATCGGCCGCGCCCTCCGCCTGAACAAGGACGGCTCCACAAAAATCGCCCGGATCATCGTGCCGGTCTTTCTAGAGCCGGGCGAAGACCCGACCGACATGGTCGCCAGCGCCAGCTACCGCCCCCCTGTAGCAGTCCTCCAAGGCCTCCGCAGTCATGACGAACGACTCGTTGAGCAGCTCGCTTCCCGCGCCCTCACCAGCGGCCAGCGCAAGCTGCACGTCCAGCGCGACCAGGACGGCCAGATCGTCGGGGCCGGCGGCGAGGGCGACGACCAGGAGGACGACGACACACAGGCCGCCGCCGAAGCCGCCCTGCTCCACTTCTCCAGCCCACGCGACGCCGCCAGCATCGCCGCGTTCCTGCGCACCCGGGTCTACCGACCGGAGTCACTGGTGTGGCTGGAGGGCTACCAGGCCCTGCTCCGTTGGCGGGCCGAGAACGAGATCACCGGCGTCCACGCCGTGCCCTACGACGTCGAGGTCGAAGTCGGCGTCACCAAGGACTTCCCCCTCGGCAGGTGGGTGCACCAGCAGCGCAAAACCCTGCGCGCCGGGGAACTCGAGGAACGGCGCAAGATCCTCCTGGACGCCCCGGAGGCCGGGATGGTCTGGGAGCCCGGCGAGGAGGCATGGGAAGCCAAGCTCGCCGCCCTGCGGTCGTACCGGCGAGCCACCGGGCACCTCGCGCCCCGACAGGACGCCATGTGGGGCGAAGACGACGCGATGGTGCCCATCGGACAGCACATGGCCAACCTCCGCCGCAAGGGAGCCAAGAACGGCCTGGGCAAAGACCCGGACCGGGCCGCTGTGCGCGCGGCGCAGCTGGCCGCGATCGACGAGAACTGGGACTGCCCGTGGCCCCTGGACTGGCAACGCCACCACCGGATCCTGGCGGACCTGGTCGACGCCGACGGCGCCCTCCCCCACATCGCACCCGGAGTCGTCTTCGACGGCGACGACATCGGGAAATGGCTCCAGCAGCAGAAACAACCAGCCACCTGGACGCGGCTCCAGCCCGAACAGCAGGAACGGCTGAACGCGATCGGCGTACAGCCCGACCAGAATCTGTCTCACGCCCCCGCAGCCGGTCGCGGGGCGAAGGGGCCGGGCAAAGCGCAGCAGGCATTCCAACGGGGCCTGACGGCCCTCACGCAATGGGTGGAGCGGGAAGGAGCCCACCGGCCGGTCCCCCGCGCCCACGGCGAGGAGATCGCCGTCGAGGGCGAAGCGGAGCCTGTGACCGTGAAGCTGGGCGTGTGGGTCTCCAACACCAAGAGCCGACGCGACAAACTCACCACCGACCAACTCGCCGCCCTCGCGCAGCTGGGCGTCGACTGGGCGTCGACTGGGCGTAGAGCGCAGCTCTGTCGATGTCTGGGATGCTGACCAGCTGCACCTGCCTCGTGCCGACAGTGGCCCCTGAGCCTTAGGCTCTGGGGCTACTCCGGGCAGGCCATCAGGAGAAGCTCGGTTCGTCTCCCCACAGACCAGAGCCGCCGACCTGAGCGCCTCCCAGCGCAGTCGACTGCTTGGGCACAAAAGGCGAGCTGATGCCCGCGCTGTCTATCTGCCGGTACACGAGTCGATCACCGACGAGTGTGGCCACGTAGCGACCGTTGGCGCCGTACACCTTGTCGCCGTCGATCTTGCCGACGTGTCGGCCCGAGTTGTCGTGGACGTCTTCGCCAGTCCTTCGCAGCGGCTTGCCGTCGCGGGTATGCAGATTAGCCACCTTGTCTCCTAGTTCGAAGGGATGCTTCAGGCTATCCGGCGCAGCAGGCGTTCAAGGTGGGGCATGGCGGCCCTCGTTCAGGGGGTCGTACGGGCAGGCACGGACCGGCCGGTCCCCAGGGCCCACCCGAGAGGGCCTCTGGCACCATCGACAGGGGTCCTGTCTGTCAGTGGTGCCAGGGACACTGGTCGCAAGCCTCAGCGCCGCAGGCGTGAGGGGTCGGCTTTCCTGGACTCAAGGGACTGAACCATGCTTACTGAAGCACTCATGGCCGCGGCCGGAGCGGGCGGTACCGCTGTCGTCCAAGCCGTCGGCACAGACGCATGGACTGCTCTGCGGCAACGCGTAGCTCGTCTTATGGGGCGCGGCGAACCTCAACGTGAGCGTGTGGAGCTGGAGCGCCTGGACCGCACCGCGCAGGTGCTGATGGAAGCCGATGTCACCGGCGAGACGGAGCGGGCACTCCTCCGCCAGGAGGCCTCTTGGCAGACCCGCTTCGAATCGCTTCTGGAGACGCTGGAGGAGTCCGAGCAGCAGCAGGTCGCGACCGAACTTCAGGCCCTGGTGGCCGAGCAGCAGGAATACGCAGCCCGCCAAGGCGTGGTCGGCAACACCTTCAACGGCCCCGCCGCCGTGCAGGTCGGAAACCACAACCAGCAGGAGAACCGCTTCAACATCGCAAGCTACCTTCCCGCTCCCGCGGGCCCTCGGGTCGTCCTCCAGGTCTCCAACTCCATCCCGGTCTATGACCTGCCCGACGGCAGCCAAGACCTCGGCGACCACTTCGTCAGCGTGGAGGCGGTCAACACCGGCGACCAGCCCATCGCCATAACCAGCTGGGGCATAGAGCTCCCCGGTGACCGGCGCGTCTTCGTCACGCGAGGGGAGAACTGGGCCACTCCGCTCCCCCACGTGCTCACTCCTGGCGCCCCTCCCGCTCGGTTCCTTATCCGAGCCGATGAACTGCGGCGCGTAGAGCGAGAGCAGCACATCCCGTTCACCCAAATGCGGCCCTACGTGGGCCTGGCCGACGGAACGGTCGTCCAGTCCGACCGCCCCGTGCCGTTGGCCTGACAGCGATTTGAAGGCCCCGGGACGTCGTGCCCCCGGGGCCTTCGTCTTGCCTTCCCGCCCCGGCCGGCGGTGCAACACGGGCTGCAACGCACAGGTGCACCAGCGGTCCGGACGGCAATGCTCCCCTGTCACCGCAGGTCAAAGGTGCAACACAGCTGGGGCTGTGGGGGCGGCCCGGCCTCCCGTCACGGGTGTTCAACGGTCCAGCGGCGTTCGATGTTCTGATCGAGCGGAAATACGGGGTACTGCAGGACATACTGCGGGCCGGAATGCGTCTCGCCCTCCCAGGACTTCGGCTGTGCGCGGCCGGTCGGTTTCCAGTGCTTCCAGGGGTCGTGCTCCGGGTGGTGAATCACGAACTGGTCGGCCACGTCGTACGCCACCCCCACGAGCGCCATGCCGACGGCGCCCTTCGCGTGCATCAGGTGATCCACCTGCTTGCGGTGGTCGTCCTCCCGGGTCGCGGGCCCTGGCAGGAACAGGAAACGATGAGGGTCAAGCGGCAGCATGATGTCGCTCAATGCGGCGGCGCGTACCTGGTCTTCATCGTCGGGGCGGTTCCAGACGACGACCGGGGTGTCGCTGGTCAGTAGGCACATGTCACTGAAGCCGAGCGCCCACGGGCGGGCTTCCAGGGTGAGTGCCAGCGTGACGATGTTCTCGACGATGTAGCGCAGGTGCGGGTTGTTCTCGGCGAGCCGGTGCACCTCGTCGGGAAGCGCGGTGAGGTCCGGTGCTTCTGCCTGCCGGTGGGTGAGGCGCTTGCGCTGGCGGGTGGTGCGCAGGATCTGGGCGGCCATCCACCATGCGAGTACGTGGCGCTGGTCTAGGCTCAGCGGCCACTGCGGCGTGAGGGCCCACTGGGGGTCGTTCAGCAGGACCTTCAGCACGGTGTCGGCGCGGCTCTCCAGGGAGGTGAACAGCCCCTCAGCAGCATGGTGAGGAACTCCGTCGGCGCTGATGCCCCAGTAGTAGCCAGTCTCGGCAGCGATACCGGTAGGCGTCACGGGAAACGGCTCATTGATCTTGCCGAGCCGTCGCACCGTCAGCTCGTACCTTCGGCGTGCCGCGTGCCGAGCGAAATGCCTCAGGTACATCTGGGGCACTGTGTGATCCCGGGTGCCTCCAGCCTTGGCCGCGCGCTTCGCCGACGATGCCTTACCCACTGGCGCCCCTTTCGTGCCTGCCTGTACGGGTCCTTCGTACACGGAACCGAGCAGCCAATGCCCAAGATTTTCGATAGGGCCCGCGGCCGAACGGTCCCACAGTCGCATCCGCACCTGACGCGAGGTGCCGGTCAGGGACTCCCAGACGCAGACGCGCGGCTCTGCGGCGCTGCTGCTGGCGGTGCGTGAGCTCCGGTGGGAAGCGTCGCCCGCCTGCGGTGTTCGGTTCGATCCCGACGAACCGCAACGTCATGGCGCTCTCCCTGCGGTGTGGTTATGCATAGCCGCGCGCACCGACCGTCCCGCAGCCCGGAGAGTCAAAGGGGACCGGTAACGGTGGAAGGCTGACTCGCAGGTCGCGAAGCGGGCCAGCCCTCCCAGGTCAGTTCCTGCCAGCGGCGGCCAGTGCTGTACGCAGGCGCGCGGCGATGGGCTGGAAGCGCTGGACGAAGCTAGGGTCCTTCATTTGGTCGGGCTCGGTCAGCTGCTTGTGCGGGCGGGGCCTGCGCCCGGTGAGGGACCAACCC
This region of Streptomyces sp. NBC_00513 genomic DNA includes:
- a CDS encoding Helicase associated domain protein; protein product: MTDRRRKDHGRHDRPPPGTVSHHGYRHPQTHRNSALRPASTPPAPRPGHHSAQHPTTARRHLPRRLGATGHDVGGGPVPHHLHPRAPPARRRLGEGVDITGERGVEAICFADTRGSQVEIVQNIGRALRLNKDGSTKIARIIVPVFLEPGEDPTDMVASASYRPPVAVLQGLRSHDERLVEQLASRALTSGQRKLHVQRDQDGQIVGAGGEGDDQEDDDTQAAAEAALLHFSSPRDAASIAAFLRTRVYRPESLVWLEGYQALLRWRAENEITGVHAVPYDVEVEVGVTKDFPLGRWVHQQRKTLRAGELEERRKILLDAPEAGMVWEPGEEAWEAKLAALRSYRRATGHLAPRQDAMWGEDDAMVPIGQHMANLRRKGAKNGLGKDPDRAAVRAAQLAAIDENWDCPWPLDWQRHHRILADLVDADGALPHIAPGVVFDGDDIGKWLQQQKQPATWTRLQPEQQERLNAIGVQPDQNLSHAPAAGRGAKGPGKAQQAFQRGLTALTQWVEREGAHRPVPRAHGEEIAVEGEAEPVTVKLGVWVSNTKSRRDKLTTDQLAALAQLGVDWASTGRRAQLCRCLGC
- a CDS encoding DUF4238 domain-containing protein, with amino-acid sequence MRLWDRSAAGPIENLGHWLLGSVYEGPVQAGTKGAPVGKASSAKRAAKAGGTRDHTVPQMYLRHFARHAARRRYELTVRRLGKINEPFPVTPTGIAAETGYYWGISADGVPHHAAEGLFTSLESRADTVLKVLLNDPQWALTPQWPLSLDQRHVLAWWMAAQILRTTRQRKRLTHRQAEAPDLTALPDEVHRLAENNPHLRYIVENIVTLALTLEARPWALGFSDMCLLTSDTPVVVWNRPDDEDQVRAAALSDIMLPLDPHRFLFLPGPATREDDHRKQVDHLMHAKGAVGMALVGVAYDVADQFVIHHPEHDPWKHWKPTGRAQPKSWEGETHSGPQYVLQYPVFPLDQNIERRWTVEHP